In one window of Mytilus galloprovincialis chromosome 6, xbMytGall1.hap1.1, whole genome shotgun sequence DNA:
- the LOC143078973 gene encoding integrase/recombinase xerD homolog: METQMLENSVVRLKSKGWASSTSGTYRTHLKTYLEFCENYDLKPVPCTTKTVELYIAFLVDVKNFAFSSIRSYLNIISVLHKSHEKPDPIASCWNVRHLLTGVKRELGTSQNCKAPVTPELLLRFKSILNLECHNNIVFWAACLTGFYGFLRPNNFLVKGLFDPEINLRRIDVLPCSWGMLVTLKVIKTLQFRSKPIEVILPFLHGHQLCPYAALSRVLALPGDPLDPLFRLSDKSCLSYTVFLQCLRFLLQHLGCNPQNYGGHSFRRGAATWAGYVGLSDSDIKLLGYWSSDCFLRYIDSDRDQRLKAMTSFCSLLPSF, encoded by the coding sequence ATGGAAACGCAAATGTTGGAGAACAGTGTGGTTCGCTTGAAAAGCAAGGGGTGGGCTAGTTCAACTTCAGGAACTTACCGTACCCATCTCAAGACTTATCTCGAATTCTGTGAAAACTATGACCTAAAACCAGTGCCATGCACAACCAAAACTGTAGAACTTTACATTGCGTTTCTTGTAGATGTGAAAAACTTTGCGTTTAGCTCGATACGATCGTATTTGAACATTATTTCTGTGCTGCATAAATCGCACGAAAAACCGGACCCTATTGCAAGCTGTTGGAACGTCAGGCATTTACTAACTGGTGTCAAACGGGAACTTGGTACCAGTCAAAATTGTAAGGCACCTGTTACGCCAGAACTGTTGTTAAGATTTAAGTCAATTTTAAATCTTGAATGTcataataatattgttttttggGCTGCTTGCCTTACAGGTTTTTATGGGTTTTTGCGACCAAACAATTTTTTAGTCAAAGGTCTTTTTGATCCAGAAATCAATTTGCGAAGGATAGATGTGCTGCCTTGTAGCTGGGGTATGCTTGTAACGCTCAAAGTAATTAAGACGCTGCAGTTTCGTTCTAAGCCTATTGAGGTAATTCTCCCCTTTTTACACGGTCACCAGCTTTGTCCGTATGCAGCCTTATCCCGCGTGCTTGCCTTACCTGGAGATCCCTTAGATCCGTTATTTAGGTTGTCTGACAAAAGTTGTTTGTCTTATACTGTTTTTCTCCAATGCCTTCGTTTTTTGTTGCAACACCTTGGCTGTAATCCTCAAAATTATGGGGGACACTCTTTTCGTAGGGGTGCTGCCACTTGGGCAGGATATGTAGGTCTTTCGGACAGTGACATTAAATTGCTAGGTTATTGGTCAAGTGATTGTTTTTTACGCTATATTGATTCTGATAGAGACCAGCGTCTCAAAGCCATGACGTCTTTCTGTTCTTTATTACCTTCTTTTTAA